The following are encoded together in the Ignavibacteriales bacterium genome:
- a CDS encoding cell division protein FtsW, with product MKKLAITIFVSSFALMMLGLVMVMSASSTYSALKFDNTFYLFDEHIKKVAIGLVFLFAAAIVPYNYYKRIAKPAIFVTTVLLVLTLILSVSLKGASRWLSVGGFTFQPSDLARLVLIIYLAYFIEKKEEVIKSFKYGYSIAIAWIAGIALLILAQPNVSSATLISFIGIMVLYVGGANGKHIAATLVPGILFGGGMAMVFSHSRERIMDYVNSMLNGTPLNDQVKQALRGFGSGGIFGVGIGHSQQSNLFLPEAYGDFIFAIIGEEAGFVGAFLVIACFFTIFFCGIMIAKKTKDKFGQLLAFGITLNISIFAFANMLVATGMIPTTGLPLPFISYGGTSLIFISISTGILMNIAFTNALIINKERVVNNTSPVNEELVNEFSK from the coding sequence ATGAAAAAATTAGCAATAACCATATTTGTTTCTTCATTCGCATTAATGATGCTTGGACTTGTTATGGTAATGAGTGCAAGTTCGACTTACAGCGCACTAAAGTTTGATAATACGTTCTACCTTTTTGATGAACATATTAAAAAAGTAGCAATTGGGTTAGTCTTTTTATTTGCTGCTGCTATAGTACCTTATAATTACTATAAACGAATTGCTAAACCTGCAATATTCGTTACAACAGTTTTGCTCGTATTAACACTGATCCTATCCGTCAGTCTCAAAGGGGCAAGCAGGTGGTTGTCGGTCGGTGGTTTCACTTTCCAGCCTTCAGACCTGGCAAGATTGGTGCTGATAATATATCTCGCATATTTTATTGAGAAAAAGGAAGAGGTAATAAAAAGTTTTAAATATGGATACTCAATTGCTATTGCGTGGATAGCAGGTATTGCCTTGCTAATCTTAGCTCAACCAAATGTCAGCAGTGCCACTCTAATCAGTTTTATTGGAATTATGGTTTTATATGTGGGTGGGGCAAATGGAAAACATATAGCTGCAACTTTAGTCCCGGGAATTTTATTTGGCGGCGGTATGGCAATGGTGTTTTCTCATTCAAGGGAAAGAATTATGGATTATGTTAATTCAATGCTTAATGGTACGCCATTAAACGATCAGGTTAAGCAAGCATTAAGAGGATTTGGCAGCGGCGGTATTTTCGGAGTCGGAATCGGACACAGTCAGCAGAGCAACTTATTTTTACCCGAGGCTTATGGCGATTTTATTTTTGCAATTATTGGAGAAGAAGCCGGTTTTGTAGGAGCATTTCTAGTAATTGCTTGCTTCTTCACGATTTTCTTTTGTGGAATAATGATTGCAAAAAAAACTAAAGATAAATTTGGACAGTTGCTTGCATTTGGCATCACGCTAAACATTTCAATTTTTGCATTTGCAAATATGCTGGTAGCTACCGGAATGATTCCCACCACAGGATTACCACTCCCTTTCATAAGTTACGGCGGTACCTCATTGATTTTTATTTCTATTTCGACGGGCATTTTGATGAACATTGCATTTACAAATGCCTTAATAATTAATAAGGAACGAGTTGTAAATAATACATCACCAGTAAACGAAGAATTGGTTAATGAATTCTCAAAATAA
- the murG gene encoding undecaprenyldiphospho-muramoylpentapeptide beta-N-acetylglucosaminyltransferase, whose amino-acid sequence MNSQNKKYKFLFAGGGTGGHLFPAIAVADKIKSIAPDSEVLFIGTKSKIEGRVVPKLGYKFKSIWIKGFARKLSPENILFPLRLIISVIQSLVINLKFKPVVAIGTGGYVSGPAIFAAYKTGAKVFLLEQNSFPGITTRLLEKYADEIHLSFEDSKKYFKNKNKLFITGNPIRETLGSITKTEALRKFNLQTNLKTLLILGGSLGADSINKTLAANILLLKEKNLQVIWQTGSEYYESYKKFFDDQIKVLPFLDDMNAAYAACDLLLARAGATTIAEILLLGVPSILVPSPNVAGNHQYFNAKSLSDHEAIILLDDKNLKEKFFSSIISTIFDSEKLFHLKNKSLELAKPNATTIIAERIIQKAGCA is encoded by the coding sequence ATGAATTCTCAAAATAAAAAATATAAATTCTTATTTGCCGGGGGCGGCACAGGCGGTCATCTATTTCCTGCTATCGCTGTTGCTGATAAAATTAAATCCATTGCACCAGATTCGGAAGTATTATTTATCGGTACAAAATCAAAAATAGAAGGAAGGGTTGTTCCAAAACTTGGTTATAAGTTTAAATCAATTTGGATTAAAGGTTTTGCACGAAAATTATCACCTGAAAATATTTTATTTCCTTTGAGATTAATCATTTCCGTCATACAGTCGCTTGTGATTAATCTTAAATTCAAACCTGTTGTTGCTATTGGCACGGGGGGATATGTTTCCGGCCCTGCTATTTTTGCAGCTTATAAAACAGGCGCCAAAGTATTTTTACTTGAACAGAATAGCTTCCCGGGAATTACTACCCGCCTCCTTGAAAAATATGCTGATGAAATACATTTAAGTTTTGAAGATTCAAAAAAATATTTTAAGAATAAAAATAAACTTTTCATTACGGGCAATCCGATTCGCGAAACACTCGGTTCTATCACTAAAACTGAAGCATTGAGAAAGTTCAATCTTCAAACAAATCTTAAAACTCTTCTAATACTCGGCGGAAGCCTTGGCGCTGATTCAATCAATAAAACTTTAGCCGCAAATATTTTATTGCTGAAGGAAAAAAACTTGCAGGTTATTTGGCAAACTGGTAGTGAGTATTATGAAAGCTATAAAAAATTTTTTGATGATCAGATTAAAGTCCTTCCGTTTTTAGATGACATGAATGCAGCTTATGCTGCTTGTGATTTGTTATTAGCCAGGGCGGGGGCTACTACTATTGCAGAAATTCTTTTACTGGGCGTTCCCTCTATATTGGTTCCCTCACCCAATGTAGCAGGGAACCACCAGTACTTCAACGCCAAATCACTTTCTGATCACGAAGCAATTATTTTATTAGACGATAAAAATTTAAAGGAAAAATTTTTCAGCTCGATAATTTCAACTATTTTTGACAGCGAAAAACTATTTCACTTGAAGAATAAATCTCTTGAATTGGCAAAACCCAATGCAACTACCATTATTGCCGAACGCATTATTCAAAAGGCGGGGTGTGCATGA
- a CDS encoding UDP-N-acetylmuramate--L-alanine ligase, with amino-acid sequence MFKNIRKIHFVGIGGIGMSGIAEILWSQGFIISGSDRSLTGVTKRLSDLGIKIYEGHSPENIQDIDVLVYSSAVSVDNPEVKAAIEKKIPIIKRSEMLAETMRMKYGIGIAGTHGKTTTTSMVGLVLTAGGIDPTIIVGGKLSGLGGTNARLGKGEFIVVEADEFDRTFLKLTPTIAALTTLESEHLDTYKDLNDIKGAFIEFANKVPFYGFVVLCLDEPALQDIIPQINKKIFTYGLTTQADIRAVDIEHSEFNSTFKVKYFGEDIGKITLQVPGIHNVKNSLVAVCVAKELGIDFQVIKKALESFTGVYRRFEIKYNKEILVIDDYAHHPTETSATLAAIRAGWSRRLVAVFQPHLYSRTRDFYQEFGRSFLNSDVFICTDVYPAREEAIEGISGQMIADVAKKIGHKNVIYVEDKHDLPIVLAQIKKEGDIIVTMGAGDIWKYGEKFVETLTS; translated from the coding sequence ATGTTTAAAAATATTCGCAAAATACATTTCGTAGGAATTGGAGGAATCGGCATGAGCGGGATTGCCGAAATTCTGTGGAGTCAGGGATTCATCATCTCAGGTTCGGATAGAAGTTTGACCGGAGTTACAAAACGACTTAGCGATCTTGGAATTAAAATTTATGAAGGTCATTCACCGGAAAATATTCAGGATATAGATGTGCTGGTTTATTCTTCTGCAGTAAGTGTAGATAACCCGGAAGTAAAAGCGGCAATTGAAAAGAAAATTCCTATTATAAAACGCAGTGAAATGCTTGCTGAAACCATGAGGATGAAGTATGGAATTGGTATAGCCGGAACACACGGTAAAACTACAACTACTTCAATGGTTGGGTTAGTACTTACAGCAGGGGGGATAGATCCTACAATCATTGTTGGTGGAAAATTAAGCGGACTCGGCGGGACTAATGCAAGGCTTGGCAAAGGTGAATTTATCGTTGTTGAAGCAGATGAGTTTGATAGAACTTTCTTAAAGCTTACACCCACCATTGCTGCACTCACTACATTAGAAAGCGAGCACCTGGATACTTATAAGGATCTTAATGATATAAAGGGTGCGTTTATAGAATTTGCAAACAAAGTTCCATTCTATGGTTTTGTGGTTTTGTGCCTTGATGAACCGGCACTGCAGGACATAATCCCGCAAATAAACAAAAAGATTTTTACTTATGGCTTAACAACTCAAGCTGATATCCGTGCAGTTGATATCGAGCATTCAGAATTTAATTCTACGTTTAAAGTAAAATATTTCGGTGAAGATATCGGCAAAATTACTCTTCAAGTACCGGGAATACATAATGTAAAAAATTCTTTAGTTGCAGTGTGTGTAGCTAAAGAATTAGGTATTGATTTTCAAGTAATTAAAAAAGCACTTGAATCTTTTACAGGTGTTTACCGTCGTTTCGAAATAAAATACAATAAGGAAATTTTAGTAATAGATGATTATGCTCACCACCCAACTGAGACGAGTGCCACACTTGCCGCAATCCGTGCAGGATGGAGCAGAAGGTTAGTAGCTGTATTTCAGCCTCATTTATACAGCCGCACAAGAGATTTTTATCAGGAGTTTGGAAGATCATTTTTAAACTCGGATGTTTTCATCTGCACTGATGTTTATCCTGCACGCGAAGAAGCGATTGAAGGAATTTCCGGACAAATGATTGCGGATGTTGCAAAAAAAATTGGTCATAAAAATGTTATTTATGTTGAAGACAAGCATGATCTGCCAATAGTACTTGCACAGATTAAAAAGGAGGGTGATATTATTGTGACAATGGGTGCAGGTGATATTTGGAAATACGGCGAGAAATTTGTAGAAACTTTAACATCTTAA
- the ftsZ gene encoding cell division protein FtsZ, translating into MPNFATLDKERSMSAVLKVVGVGGGGCNAIESMIARGLTGVEYIAVNTDAQVLNSSNATHKIQVGTNVTRGLGAGSDPNIGRKATEEDREKLSEVLSGSDMVFVTGGMGGGTGTGGAPVVASIAKSVGALVVGIVTKPFKWEGKKRMLNAETGIQELKQHVDSLIVIPNERLLSIIDKNINAFTAFDKPNEVLYEATRGIADIINVEGLINVDFADVRSVMNQSGEALMGCGIASGENRAVEAAQKAISSPLLEGVNIKGAKSVLLNVTGSSNLSMQEIYAGNNVIFEAAGEEANVIFGCVKKDEMNDYVSYTVIATGFQGSNSSGKSKTTALPKSTSATSVDSFRGGFNFKDPEEINQDDLEIPTFFRLNGAKSKMEEKPTDPLESGFKPQDSRYTWAKDKAEKKKFEEEPGSEESSSFLRMIMD; encoded by the coding sequence ATGCCAAATTTCGCAACCTTGGATAAAGAAAGATCAATGTCAGCTGTACTAAAGGTAGTTGGTGTTGGTGGTGGTGGCTGTAATGCCATCGAAAGTATGATTGCCAGAGGATTAACCGGCGTTGAGTACATCGCAGTTAATACCGATGCTCAAGTACTTAATAGCAGTAATGCTACACATAAAATTCAAGTTGGAACTAATGTCACGCGCGGTTTGGGCGCAGGTTCTGACCCGAACATTGGCAGAAAAGCTACCGAGGAAGACCGCGAAAAACTTTCTGAAGTTCTTTCAGGTAGTGATATGGTTTTTGTGACTGGCGGTATGGGCGGGGGAACCGGTACAGGCGGTGCCCCGGTCGTTGCATCAATAGCAAAAAGTGTTGGCGCTCTTGTGGTTGGTATTGTTACCAAACCATTTAAGTGGGAAGGTAAAAAAAGAATGCTCAATGCAGAAACTGGCATTCAGGAATTAAAACAGCATGTTGACAGCTTAATTGTAATTCCAAATGAACGATTACTGTCCATCATTGATAAAAATATAAATGCGTTTACGGCTTTCGATAAGCCAAATGAAGTATTGTATGAAGCAACACGAGGCATAGCGGACATTATAAATGTTGAAGGATTAATTAATGTTGATTTTGCTGATGTAAGATCAGTTATGAATCAAAGCGGCGAAGCTCTGATGGGATGTGGCATTGCCAGTGGTGAGAACCGTGCAGTTGAAGCAGCACAAAAAGCAATTTCAAGTCCATTGCTCGAAGGCGTAAACATCAAAGGAGCAAAAAGTGTTTTATTAAATGTTACCGGGTCAAGCAACCTTTCTATGCAGGAAATTTACGCAGGCAATAATGTTATTTTTGAAGCTGCCGGTGAAGAAGCAAATGTAATTTTCGGCTGTGTTAAAAAAGATGAAATGAATGACTACGTTTCATATACTGTTATTGCAACCGGATTTCAAGGTTCAAATTCTTCAGGAAAAAGTAAAACTACAGCACTGCCCAAATCAACTTCTGCAACAAGTGTAGATTCGTTCCGTGGTGGATTTAACTTCAAAGATCCCGAAGAAATTAATCAAGACGATCTGGAAATACCCACCTTCTTCCGGCTTAACGGCGCAAAATCTAAAATGGAAGAAAAGCCAACCGATCCATTAGAGTCTGGCTTTAAACCGCAGGATTCCCGATATACCTGGGCGAAGGACAAAGCAGAAAAAAAGAAGTTTGAAGAAGAACCTGGCAGCGAAGAAAGTTCTTCCTTTTTAAGAATGATAATGGATTAA
- a CDS encoding CPXCG motif-containing cysteine-rich protein, whose translation MQSDEDLVWTCQYCGVENTVWVDLTIEGKQDFIEDCRICCRPNRIIISKDEEENILIESRPSDE comes from the coding sequence ATGCAATCAGATGAAGATTTAGTTTGGACGTGCCAATACTGCGGCGTTGAAAATACAGTTTGGGTTGATCTCACAATTGAAGGCAAGCAGGATTTCATAGAAGATTGCAGAATCTGCTGCCGCCCAAATAGAATAATAATATCAAAAGACGAAGAAGAGAATATTCTTATCGAATCGCGACCAAGCGATGAATAG
- a CDS encoding YajQ family cyclic di-GMP-binding protein encodes MAQNHSFDIVSEIDFQEADNAINQATKEIHQRYDLKDSNTLIELNKKDKFILIHTKDDYSLRSSYDIIQSKFIKRGISIKALSPEEAQTAAGGTIKQKINLLSGISKDNAKIITKMIKDSKLKVTAQIQDEQIRVQAPKIDDLQDVIKLVREADLNFPTQFVNMK; translated from the coding sequence ATGGCTCAAAATCACTCATTTGACATTGTTTCCGAAATAGATTTTCAGGAAGCTGATAATGCTATCAATCAGGCAACCAAAGAAATTCATCAGCGTTACGATCTAAAAGACTCTAACACTTTAATTGAATTAAATAAAAAGGATAAATTTATTTTGATTCATACAAAAGATGATTATTCTCTTCGCTCTTCTTATGATATAATTCAATCTAAATTTATTAAGCGGGGTATTTCGATTAAAGCTTTAAGCCCCGAAGAAGCACAAACTGCTGCTGGCGGTACAATCAAGCAAAAGATTAATCTTCTGAGCGGCATTTCTAAGGATAACGCCAAGATTATTACAAAAATGATTAAAGACTCGAAGCTAAAGGTTACTGCACAAATTCAAGACGAACAGATTCGTGTTCAGGCTCCTAAAATTGATGATTTGCAGGATGTTATAAAATTAGTCCGCGAAGCTGATTTGAATTTTCCGACGCAATTTGTAAATATGAAATAA
- a CDS encoding GIY-YIG nuclease family protein, producing the protein MEIFYTYIIESLKNHNWYIGHTNNINRRLVEHNSGQNKSTVNKGPWELIFLMNFDTNVEANRFEIKLKKIRNKDFIRKEYSDFFLVS; encoded by the coding sequence GTGGAAATTTTTTACACTTACATAATTGAATCTCTGAAAAATCATAATTGGTATATCGGACACACAAATAATATTAACAGAAGATTAGTCGAACATAATTCCGGTCAAAATAAATCAACTGTGAATAAAGGTCCGTGGGAGTTGATTTTTTTAATGAACTTTGATACTAATGTTGAAGCTAATAGATTTGAAATCAAATTAAAAAAAATTAGAAACAAAGATTTTATAAGAAAAGAATATTCTGATTTCTTTTTAGTTTCTTAG
- a CDS encoding GIY-YIG nuclease family protein yields the protein MEIFYTYIIESLKNHNWYIGHTNNINRRLVEHNSGQNKSTVNKGPWELIFLMNFDTNVEANRFEIKLKKIRNKDFIRKEYSDFFLVS from the coding sequence GTGGAAATTTTTTACACTTACATAATTGAATCTCTGAAAAATCATAATTGGTATATCGGACACACTAATAATATTAACAGAAGATTAGTCGAACATAATTCCGGTCAAAATAAATCAACTGTGAATAAAGGTCCGTGGGAGTTGATTTTTTTAATGAACTTTGATACTAATGTTGAAGCTAATAGATTTGAAATCAAATTAAAAAAAATTAGAAACAAAGATTTTATAAGAAAAGAATATTCTGATTTCTTTTTAGTTTCTTAG
- a CDS encoding OmpA family protein produces MKKVVLFVAILMTTGLFAQSTNQILTKDAWVFGFGFTYPRLMSSPLEASDVNYGGFLSIQKNFSEHTGLRLSGKLNHIEAEYEFNNATETLTDDIIAGNVDMLYYFAPCEPVSPYIVAGFGAIFYKPVNAPNPSLDEESFTDFQLNLGFGSEWRIGDSWRIKTELGYHTVSNSKIDGVYDGGNGLLGGNNDTYMSFDLGFLYYFGQGERSLMCDLYDGINAKVDYDKIEDLIKKYSTEPTEVDYGRIEDIVKKHSKTTVSEMPDKWVLVGVNFDFNKSTLRPESYPILYNAAEVLLSHPELKVEIQGHTDQIGSDSYNNKLSLERAEMVKKFLVAKGVDASRLTTSGKGKSQLLFKDNSESSRFLNRRIEFHVIK; encoded by the coding sequence ATGAAAAAAGTTGTTCTATTTGTGGCAATTTTAATGACCACAGGTCTATTTGCCCAATCGACCAATCAAATACTTACCAAGGATGCTTGGGTATTTGGTTTTGGTTTCACTTATCCAAGATTAATGAGCTCTCCACTTGAGGCGAGTGATGTTAATTATGGCGGATTCCTTTCCATTCAGAAAAATTTTTCTGAGCATACAGGTCTAAGACTATCTGGCAAATTAAATCATATCGAAGCCGAATATGAATTTAATAATGCTACTGAAACTCTTACAGATGATATAATAGCCGGTAATGTTGATATGCTTTACTATTTCGCCCCTTGTGAGCCAGTTTCTCCATACATTGTCGCTGGATTCGGTGCTATTTTTTACAAACCGGTAAACGCTCCTAACCCCTCCTTGGATGAGGAAAGTTTCACAGATTTCCAATTGAACCTCGGTTTTGGAAGTGAATGGAGAATTGGTGACAGCTGGAGAATTAAAACTGAATTGGGTTATCATACAGTTTCAAATAGTAAAATTGATGGTGTATATGATGGAGGTAATGGTTTACTTGGTGGAAACAATGATACATACATGAGTTTCGATTTAGGCTTCCTGTATTACTTTGGACAGGGTGAACGCAGTTTAATGTGTGACTTATATGATGGAATAAATGCAAAAGTAGATTACGATAAGATAGAAGACCTAATAAAGAAATATTCAACTGAACCAACAGAAGTTGACTACGGTAGAATTGAAGATATAGTAAAGAAACACAGTAAAACCACTGTAAGTGAAATGCCTGACAAATGGGTATTGGTAGGTGTAAACTTTGATTTCAATAAATCAACATTAAGACCCGAATCATATCCAATATTATATAACGCAGCAGAAGTATTGTTGAGTCATCCTGAATTAAAAGTAGAAATACAGGGACATACAGATCAAATCGGTTCGGATAGTTATAACAATAAGCTATCTTTAGAGAGAGCCGAAATGGTAAAGAAGTTCCTAGTAGCTAAAGGAGTTGATGCAAGCAGATTAACAACTTCGGGCAAAGGTAAAAGTCAGTTACTATTCAAAGACAACAGTGAATCAAGTAGATTCTTAAACAGAAGAATTGAATTTCACGTTATTAAATAA
- a CDS encoding OmpA family protein, with the protein MKRRVTFFLSIFIISFTTAFAQTDDEYYLAKDSWGFGFGFVYPRLMSSMLEASNKNYGGFLSIQRNLSEHAALRLRSGYNHFEGEFIELNKTETTKTEFLVGSLDLLYYFVPCEAVSPYAVVGLGGDYYWATNTANPTEEDVKYSGYQFNIGIGTEWNIGIDWRVITELNYHSINGSKLDGFHNTSVDPGNSLFGGSNDSYMSFDLGFLYYFGKGEPSLMCDLYDGINAKVDYDKIEDLVRKYSTEPTEVDYGRIEDIVKKHSKTTVSEMPDKWVLVGVNFDFSKSTLRPESYPILYNAAEVLLSHRELIVEIQGHTDQIGSDSYNNKLSLERAEMVKKFLIAKGVDASRLTTSGKGKSQLLFKDNSESSRFLNRRIEFHVIK; encoded by the coding sequence ATGAAAAGAAGAGTAACATTTTTTCTATCAATTTTTATTATCAGTTTCACAACGGCTTTTGCTCAAACTGATGACGAATATTATCTTGCTAAAGATAGCTGGGGTTTCGGCTTTGGGTTTGTCTATCCAAGACTAATGAGTTCAATGCTGGAGGCTTCAAATAAAAATTATGGAGGGTTCCTTTCAATTCAGCGAAACTTGAGTGAGCATGCAGCATTAAGACTCAGGAGTGGATACAATCACTTCGAAGGTGAATTTATTGAACTTAACAAAACCGAAACTACTAAAACTGAATTTTTAGTAGGAAGCTTAGATTTACTCTATTATTTTGTACCTTGTGAAGCAGTCTCACCTTATGCTGTGGTTGGATTAGGTGGTGATTATTATTGGGCGACTAATACTGCAAATCCGACAGAGGAAGATGTTAAATATTCCGGCTATCAGTTTAATATTGGAATCGGCACAGAATGGAATATTGGAATAGACTGGAGAGTCATTACAGAATTAAATTATCATTCAATAAACGGCAGCAAATTGGATGGATTTCACAATACTTCAGTTGATCCTGGCAATTCTTTATTTGGTGGTTCAAATGATTCGTATATGAGTTTTGATTTAGGCTTTCTCTACTATTTTGGAAAAGGTGAACCCAGTTTAATGTGTGACTTGTATGACGGAATAAATGCAAAAGTAGATTACGATAAGATAGAAGACCTAGTAAGGAAATATTCAACCGAACCAACAGAAGTTGACTACGGAAGAATAGAAGACATTGTAAAGAAGCACAGCAAAACCACAGTAAGCGAAATGCCTGACAAATGGGTATTGGTTGGTGTAAACTTTGATTTCAGTAAATCAACATTAAGACCCGAATCATATCCAATATTGTATAACGCAGCAGAAGTTTTATTGAGTCATCGTGAATTAATAGTAGAAATACAGGGACATACAGACCAAATCGGTTCGGATAGTTATAACAACAAATTATCTTTAGAAAGAGCTGAGATGGTAAAGAAGTTCTTAATCGCTAAAGGTGTGGATGCAAGCAGGTTAACAACTTCGGGCAAAGGTAAAAGTCAGTTACTATTCAAAGACAATAGTGAATCAAGTAGATTCTTAAACAGAAGAATTGAATTTCATGTAATTAAATGA
- a CDS encoding OmpA family protein yields the protein MKRIFVLLMLALAVIGNVTAQTGENQVLTKDAWVFGFGFTYPRLMSSELEATDLNYGGFLSIQKNFSEHAGLRLSGKYNHIEGEFGPNNNRTTTKDNIISGDFDLLYYFAPCEPVSPYLSVGFGAIFYKPDSTINDKLEGKSFTDFQLSLGFGSEWRLSEDWRIKTELGYYTVSNSKIDGTYDNGNGLLGGNNDTYMSFDFGFLYYFGQGERSLMCDLYDGINAKVDYDKIEDLIKKYSTEPTEVDYGRIEDIVKKHSKTFVGEMPDKWVLVGINFDFNKSTLRPESYPILYNAADVLLSHSELNVEIQGHTDQIGSDSYNNKLSLERAEMVKKFLVAKGVDASRLTTSGKGKSQLLFKDSSESSRFLNRRIEFHVIK from the coding sequence ATGAAAAGAATTTTTGTACTGCTTATGCTTGCGTTAGCCGTAATTGGAAATGTGACTGCACAAACAGGTGAGAATCAGGTACTGACAAAGGACGCGTGGGTATTTGGTTTTGGTTTTACTTATCCAAGGTTGATGAGTTCAGAACTGGAAGCTACTGATCTTAATTATGGTGGTTTTCTTTCAATTCAGAAAAACTTTTCCGAGCATGCAGGTTTGAGGTTATCAGGAAAGTATAACCATATCGAAGGTGAATTCGGTCCGAATAATAATAGAACAACCACCAAAGATAATATTATATCTGGAGATTTTGATTTGCTTTATTACTTTGCACCCTGCGAACCAGTTTCTCCATATCTTTCAGTTGGTTTTGGTGCAATTTTTTATAAACCAGATAGTACTATAAATGACAAATTGGAAGGAAAAAGTTTTACCGATTTCCAATTGAGTCTTGGTTTCGGAAGTGAATGGAGATTAAGTGAAGATTGGAGAATTAAAACTGAATTAGGCTACTATACAGTTTCAAATAGTAAAATTGATGGAACCTATGACAATGGTAACGGTTTACTCGGCGGAAACAATGATACATATATGAGTTTCGATTTTGGTTTTCTCTATTACTTTGGACAAGGCGAACGCAGTTTAATGTGTGACTTGTATGATGGAATAAATGCAAAAGTTGATTACGATAAAATAGAAGACTTAATAAAGAAATATTCAACTGAGCCAACAGAAGTTGACTACGGTAGAATAGAGGATATAGTAAAGAAACACAGTAAAACCTTTGTTGGAGAAATGCCTGACAAATGGGTTTTAGTAGGGATAAACTTTGATTTCAATAAATCAACATTGAGACCTGAATCATATCCGATTTTGTACAATGCAGCGGATGTTTTACTAAGTCATTCAGAACTGAATGTAGAAATACAGGGTCATACAGATCAGATCGGTTCCGATAGTTATAATAACAAATTATCTTTGGAGAGAGCTGAAATGGTAAAGAAGTTCTTAGTAGCAAAAGGAGTTGACGCAAGCAGGTTAACAACTTCGGGAAAAGGTAAAAGTCAGTTACTCTTTAAAGACAGCAGCGAATCGAGCAGATTCTTGAATAGAAGGATTGAATTCCACGTTATAAAATAA
- the pyrR gene encoding bifunctional pyr operon transcriptional regulator/uracil phosphoribosyltransferase PyrR gives MNIKSKPVDSEGFDRLLTRIAHEILEKNRGSKNLVLIGMRTRGEFLARRIQQKIKQIENIDLPLGVLDVTLYRDDFRTRLKQPEVSVSNITFDINERDIILVDDVLYTGRTVRAALNALMDFGRPATIQLFILVDRGHRALPIRADYVGKNIPTSIDEEIKVKVKEIDGEDAIYLLESENNNNN, from the coding sequence ATGAATATAAAATCGAAACCGGTTGATAGTGAAGGATTCGACAGATTGTTAACAAGAATTGCGCATGAAATTCTTGAAAAAAACAGGGGGTCCAAAAACCTCGTCTTAATCGGAATGAGAACCCGGGGTGAATTTCTTGCAAGGCGAATTCAGCAAAAGATTAAGCAGATTGAAAATATTGATCTACCTCTAGGTGTGCTTGATGTTACTTTATATAGAGATGATTTCAGAACAAGATTAAAACAACCAGAAGTATCCGTCTCTAACATTACTTTTGATATAAATGAAAGAGATATTATACTTGTTGATGATGTTCTTTATACAGGAAGAACTGTTCGAGCAGCCCTGAATGCCCTTATGGATTTTGGACGTCCTGCAACAATTCAACTCTTTATTCTTGTTGACAGAGGTCATAGAGCCTTACCGATCCGCGCCGATTATGTCGGGAAAAATATTCCCACGTCAATTGATGAAGAAATAAAAGTTAAAGTAAAAGAAATAGATGGCGAGGATGCCATCTATCTGCTCGAATCTGAAAATAATAATAATAATTAA